A single region of the Streptomyces sp. NBC_01381 genome encodes:
- a CDS encoding enoyl-CoA hydratase/isomerase family protein: MGGEQRYGEFVGVRRHGYVAELVLDRPKAMNAVSTEMARSIGAACAALADDRDARVVVLTSTHERAFCVGADLKERNSFSDAELVRQRPTARAAYTGVLELPMPTVAAVHGFALGGGFELALACDLIVADPTAVVGLPEVSVGVIPGGGGTQLLPRRVGAARAAELVFTARRVEAGEARELGLVDQLAAEGEDRAEALALGARIAGNSPVGLRAAKRALRLGHGLDLRAGLEVEDAAWRSVAFSGDRAEGVAAFNEKRKPQWPGE, from the coding sequence ATGGGCGGCGAGCAGCGGTACGGGGAATTTGTCGGTGTCCGGCGGCACGGCTACGTCGCCGAGCTCGTCCTTGACCGGCCCAAGGCCATGAACGCGGTCTCGACCGAGATGGCCCGCTCCATCGGCGCCGCCTGCGCCGCCCTCGCCGATGACCGCGACGCCCGCGTCGTGGTCCTGACCTCCACCCATGAGCGGGCCTTCTGCGTCGGCGCCGACCTGAAGGAGCGCAATTCCTTCTCCGACGCCGAGTTGGTGCGCCAGCGCCCCACCGCACGGGCCGCCTACACCGGCGTACTGGAACTGCCCATGCCGACCGTCGCCGCCGTGCACGGCTTCGCGCTGGGCGGCGGCTTCGAGCTCGCGCTCGCCTGCGATCTGATCGTCGCCGACCCGACCGCCGTGGTCGGGCTCCCCGAGGTGTCGGTCGGCGTGATCCCGGGCGGCGGCGGTACACAGCTCCTGCCGCGCCGCGTGGGGGCGGCGCGGGCCGCCGAGCTGGTGTTCACCGCGCGGCGCGTGGAGGCGGGCGAGGCGCGGGAGTTGGGGCTCGTCGACCAGCTGGCGGCGGAGGGCGAGGACCGGGCGGAGGCGCTGGCGCTCGGCGCGCGGATCGCCGGCAACTCGCCTGTCGGGCTGCGCGCCGCCAAGCGTGCCCTGCGCCTGGGGCACGGGCTCGACCTGCGGGCCGGGCTGGAGGTCGAGGACGCGGCCTGGCGCTCGGTGGCCTTCTCCGGTGACCGGGCGGAGGGCGTCGCGGCGTTCAACGAGAAGCGGAAGCCGCAGTGGCCGGGGGAGTAG
- a CDS encoding sensor domain-containing diguanylate cyclase — protein MGEEVRLRAVVELAQGMAAAHTPRESWRAAAVGACRALSGSFAALSVWERDLGRLRVLVNVGERAEGEEEFPERESYPVHEFPEITEFLHERWAGGGEPHAWVETARGPADDGSPGYCHQRVAALRRRGRGACVVAPIVLHGRAWGELYVARPVGGPVFDRADADFATVLASVVSAGIAQTERLEEARRLAFTDSLTGLANRRAVDLRLEEAVDRHRAEGLVVSLVVCDVNGLKRVNDTQGHAVGDRLLERFGSVLSLCGAMLPGTLAARLGGDEFCLLSVGPTADEVVRVADELCVRAAELELGDGVACGVASTEDRIGEVRSGRRLFRLADAAQYRAKAARAPKPVVAGREGADDPVVRLADSRGALPVGERRRFRGRGAS, from the coding sequence ATGGGAGAGGAAGTCCGGCTGCGGGCCGTCGTGGAGCTTGCGCAGGGGATGGCCGCCGCGCACACCCCACGCGAGTCGTGGCGGGCGGCCGCCGTCGGCGCGTGCCGCGCGCTGTCGGGGAGTTTCGCCGCGCTGTCCGTGTGGGAGCGGGACCTGGGGCGGCTCCGGGTGCTTGTGAACGTGGGCGAACGGGCCGAGGGCGAGGAAGAGTTCCCGGAGCGCGAGTCGTATCCGGTGCACGAGTTCCCGGAGATCACCGAGTTCCTGCACGAGCGGTGGGCGGGCGGCGGTGAGCCGCACGCCTGGGTCGAGACGGCCCGGGGGCCGGCGGACGACGGCTCCCCCGGCTACTGCCACCAGCGGGTCGCCGCCCTGCGCAGGCGCGGCCGCGGCGCCTGTGTGGTCGCGCCGATCGTGCTGCACGGGCGGGCGTGGGGCGAGCTGTATGTGGCGCGGCCGGTGGGCGGGCCGGTCTTCGACCGCGCGGACGCGGACTTCGCGACGGTGCTCGCGTCGGTCGTGTCGGCGGGCATCGCGCAGACCGAGCGCCTGGAGGAGGCCCGCCGCCTCGCGTTCACCGACTCGCTGACGGGCCTCGCCAACCGGCGCGCGGTCGATCTGCGGCTCGAGGAGGCGGTGGATCGGCACCGTGCGGAGGGCCTGGTGGTGAGCCTGGTCGTGTGTGACGTCAACGGCCTCAAGCGCGTCAACGACACCCAGGGGCACGCGGTCGGCGACCGGCTGCTCGAACGCTTCGGCTCGGTGCTCTCGCTGTGCGGGGCGATGCTGCCGGGGACGCTGGCCGCGCGGCTCGGCGGCGACGAGTTCTGTCTGCTCTCGGTGGGCCCCACCGCCGACGAGGTGGTGCGGGTCGCGGACGAACTGTGCGTACGGGCGGCCGAGTTGGAGCTGGGGGACGGTGTCGCGTGCGGGGTCGCGTCGACGGAGGACCGGATCGGCGAAGTCCGCTCGGGCCGCCGCCTGTTCCGCCTCGCGGACGCGGCGCAGTACCGCGCGAAGGCGGCGCGCGCGCCGAAGCCGGTGGTCGCGGGCCGTGAGGGCGCGGACGATCCGGTGGTCCGGCTCGCGGATTCGCGGGGGGCGCTGCCGGTGGGGGAGCGGCGGCGGTTCCGGGGGCGGGGGGCGTCGTAG